AAAATCTCGGTACCGCCCACGGTGCTCTACTCGATGACCGCCAAGGTCGAGGACGTGCGCCAAGTCGTGACCTCCGACTTTAAGCAGGCCGACGACGTGATTTATCTGCTCGGTGAAACCTACGATGAGCTAGGCGGCTCGGAGTTCTACCAGCTCTACAACGAGCTGGGTGCCAACGTGCCGCAGGTGCGTTTCGAAGAAGCCAAAGCACTGTACACCCTGGTGGGCGAAGCCAACGCGCAAGGCCTCATCCAGAGCAGCCACGACCTGAGCGACGGCGGCCTCGCCGTAGCGCTGGCCGAGAGCACCTTCGGCCGCGACGGCCTGGGCGCTGACCTTGACCTAGGTAGCCTAGCGGGCGACTTGTCGCCTACGGCGCTGCTGTTCAGCGAGTCGCATTCGCGCTTTGTGGTGAGCATCGCGCCGGAAGACGTGACGGCCTTCGAAGGCATCCTAGGTCAGCGAGCTACGCGCCTGGGCCGCGTAACGGCCGATGGCCAGTTACGCGTGCTGCACGGGACGCAAGAGTTGCTAAACGCTTCGACCTACGACCTGCGCACCGCCTGGACTAACGGCCCCGTAAACCGAACTATTGGCTTGGAGCCCGCCGCGGCCATCCAGCACTAACGAGCAGTGAGCAAGGACCACGTGACAAAACATAACATGGCAGACCTAGCAGACCTAGCCCAGGCCCCCAAAGCCCTCATCCTGACCGGCTTCGGCATCAATTGCGAAGAGGAAATGGCCGCCGCTTACCGCTTAGCGGGCGGTGAGGCCACCATCGTGCACCTCAACGAGGTGCTGCACGGCCGGGTGAGCATCCACGACTTTGATATTCTGAATTTTCCGGGCGGGTTCTCGTTCGGCGACGACCTAGGCTCGGGTGTGGTGCTGGCCAACAAGCTGCGCTACCGCCAGACCGGCGATGCGGGCCGCACGCTGCTCAGCGACATCCGCGAGTTTGTGGCCGCCGGCAAGTTTGTGCTGGGTATCTGCAACGGCTTTCAGGTACTGGTGAAGCTCGGGTTGCTGCCCAACCTAGGTGGCGATTTTCAGCCCGAAGTGACACTGACGCACAACGCCTCGGGCCGCTATGAAAACCGCTGGGTACGCCTCAAGGTGAATGCGCAAACGAAAACGCCTACACCCTTCCTGAGCGAGCTGACTTCCTTTGAAGTGCCTGTGCGCCACGGCGAAGGCCGCTTGGTAGTGCCCGACGCGGCCATCCGCGACCGCATTACCGACCTAGGGCTCAACTGCCTGACCTACGCCGGCCACGACGACCAGGAAACCGGCACCTACCCGCTCAACCCCAACGGCGCCGACCTCAACTGCGCTGGCCTCACCGACCCTACGGGCCACATTTTTGGCCTCATGCCGCACCCCGAGGCCTACCTGGCCGGCTGCAACCATCCCGATTGGGGCTTGAAAAAGCGCCGCGGCGAGCTTCAGGAAGAAGGGGAGGGCCTGGCGATTTTCAAGAACATTGTCACGTACCTCACCCGCCGGACCCAGGAAGCCAGTGCGCCTGCCACCCACGCATAAGTTATTCGGTATGAACACGCTCCCGTATTTCGCTACCCCCCAGCTCCAGCTTTTGCACCGTGGCAAAGTCCGCGACAGCTTTCGCATCGACGACAGCACCCGTCTCATCGTGGTGTCGGACCGCCTCTCGGCCTTTGATTCGGTGCTCGAAACGGCCATCCCGAACAAAGGCGCGGTGCTCAATGGGCTAGCCAACTTCTGGTTTGAGAAAACGGCCCACATCATCCCCAACCACGTGAAGGGCATGGTGGACGCCAACGCCATGCTGGTGAAAGAAGCGCAGCCCATTAAGGTGGAGATGGTGGTGCGCAACTACCTCACCGGCTCGATGCTGCGCGGCTACCAGAGCGGCCAGCGCACGTTCTCGGGCGTGACCGTGCCCGACGGGATGACTAAGCACCAGCAGTTCCCTACCCCCATCGTGACGCCGACCACCAAGGAGGAGTCGGACCGCGAAATCACCCCCGAAAACCTCGTGCGCGAGGGCTGGGTAAGCCAGGAATTGTACGACAAGATGGCCGAAAAGGCGTTGGAGCTGTTCAAGGTCGGCTCCGATTTGCTGGCGGCGCAGGGCATCATTCTGGTTGATACCAAGTACGAATTCGGCCTGCTGGACGGCGAGTTGATTCTGATTGACGAAATCCACACGCCCGATTCGTCGCGCTTCTGGAGCGCCGCCGACTACGCCCGCAACCCCGAGGGCGCCGAGCAGATGGACAAGGAGTATATCCGCCAGTGGCTCATTGCCAATAAGAAGGATGGCGCCTACCCCCGCGCCCTCACCCCCGAGGTGACCCAGGAGGCCGTCAATCGCTACCTCGACATCTACCAGCGCGTTGTGGGCCAGCCCCTAGCCACGGCCGGTGATACCGAGGACGTAACCGAGCGCCTGACCCGCAACCTAGTGAAGGCTGGCTTACTCAAATAGTAATGCGGAAAGCACTGTAAATACGCCCGCTACAATGGAAGCAACGCAAGCTGAAAAGTTGGTAGACAGCTACATTGAAGCCTACAACGGCTTCGACGTGCCCGGCATGCTGGCGTGCCTGCACCCGGCTGTGCAATTCGAGCACTCGACCAACGGCGACGTGACGGTGCGGCTGGACAGCAAGGAGGCCTTTGAAAGCCAGGCTATCCGGGCCGCCGCGTGGTTCGCGGAGCGCACCCAGCGCATCACGGCCTTGCGCTGGCTGGGCGAGCAGGCCGAGGCCGATATCGACTACTTCGCTATCACGGCTACCGACTTGCCCAACGGAATAAAGGCAGGAACTACGCTGCAATTTTCTGGTCGCTCAGTTTTTTCTTTTCGCGACGAGTTAATTGCTTTCATTCAAGATTTTAGCTAAAGAACACTCCCTCGTAACGTGAGCGGCAATTTGAAACAACTCGTCCTCCTCGGCTCCGGTGCCCGCGAGCACGCCCTGGCCACCAAGCTCCGCCAGGATGGCGCGACCGTGCACGTGCTGCCCGGCAACGCCGGCATCCCCGGTAGCGTGGCTGGCATCAGCGCCACCGATTTTCCGGCTATCCAGAATTTCTGCAACGAGCAGAACGTCAAGCTCATCGTGGTGGGGCCGGAAGCGCCGCTGGCGGCCGGCGTAGCCGATTATTTCCTTGATACCGACATCCGCGTGTTTGGCCCGCGCCGGCAGGCGGCCACGCTCGAAAGCTCGAAGGTGTGGAGCAAGGACTTTATGCGCCGCCACGGGGTAGCCACGGCCCGCGCCTGGAGCTACCGCAGCGACCGCCTCGCCGATGCCCAGGCCAAGGTGGAGGAGCTAGCCGGCCAGGTAGTGGTGAAATACGATGGCCTAGCCGCCGGCAAAGGCGTGTACGTATGCAGCTCCGTAGCCGAGGGTAGGGCGGCTCTCACCGAGCTGCGCGAGCTGCACGAAGGCTGGTTCTCGGTGCTGCTCGAAGAAAAATTGACCGGTCCCGAGGTGAGCCTCATCGGCCTCACCGATGGCAACCGCATCCGGCTGCTAGCCCCGGCCCAGGACCACAAGCAGTTGCTGGCGGGCGACGAAGGCCCCAACACGGGCGGCATGGGCGCGTATTGCCCGGTGCCGTTTCTGGATGATAACTGGCTGGCCGCTATTCGTAAAGACATTATTGACCCCACGCTGCGCGGCCTGCAAGCCGAGCCGTTCGACTTCGTAGGCTTTCTCTACTTCGGGGTGATGCTAACCCCTAGCGGGCCGAAGCTGCTCGAGTACAACGTGCGTCTTGGCGACCCCGAGGCGGAAGTGATTCTGCCCGCGCTCGAAACGAGTCTGCTCGACCTCATAACCGCCACGCTCGATGGCACCCTGGCGCAAACGGTGGTGAAGCAGCGGCCCGGCGCCTTCGTGGGCCTGGTGCTAGCCTCGGGCGGCTACCCGGCCGCGCAGTTTCCGACGGGTTTTCCAATTCACGGCATTGGTAATCAGGGTGAGGACACGCAGGTGTTTGTGGGGGGCGTGAAAGCGGGCGACCAACCTGGTGAGCTGCTTACCAATGGCGGCCGGGTGGCGGTGCTCGTGGCGCACGGGCCCGACCTACCCACCGCCGTGCAGCTAGCCTACGCCGAAGTGGAGCTGGTTTATTTTCAAGATAAATACGTGCGCCCCGACATTGGCCAGCGCCCCACGCCGCAGCTCGAAACGAGCGCTTATTAACGGATGCACAAGCCCCTCGCCCGCCTCGCGATTCTGCTTTCCGGCCGCGGCTCCAATATGCTGGCGCTGGCCGAGGCGGTGCGCGCGGGCGTATTGCATGGGCTAGCCGAAGTGGCCGTGGTATTTAGCAACGACCCGGCGGCGCTGGGCCTCGATGCCGCCGCCGCGCTGGGCCTGCCCACGGCTAGCCTGCCTTCCAAAGGCCGCAAGCGCGAAAGTTTTGATTTGGAAGTCGTTGATATTCTGCGAGAATATCGACCCAATTACGTGGTGCTAGCGGGCTACATGCGGGTGCTGTCGCCGGCCTTCGTGCGGGCGTTTGCGGGGCGCATCATCAATATTCACCCCGCCGATACGCACCAGCACCAAGGCCTGCACGCCTACGAATGGGCGTTTGATAACCGTCTGTCCGAAACCAAGATAACCGTGCATTTAGTTGACGAAGGCCTCGACACCGGACCCATTCTAGCTCAAGAGGTTGTAAATTTGATAGGGGCCGATACCCTGGCCGAAGTGCAGCGCCGGGGCCTGGCCGTGGAGCATACCTTATACGCCGAAACCTTGGCAAACCTTATTACGGGGGCTGCTATCCCCACCCTTCCAACTCATAATTCATAATTTCTAACTCATAATTAACTGATTATGTGTGGTATTGTAGGTTTTCACGGCCCCGAGCGTGTGGTGGGCGATATGATTATCGGCCTCACTGCCCTGCAGCACCGCGGGCAGGATGCCGCCGGCATTGCCACCTTCGACGGCGATACTTTTCACCTGCACAAGGGCCAGGGACTGGTAAATGACGTGTTTAAGCCCAAGCATATCAAGAAGCTGACGGGCAATACCGGCATCGGGCACGTGCGCTACACCACGCAGGGCGCCAACGACTCGGACCTGGCGCAGCCGTTCACCACGAGCTATCCGTTTGGGCTAGCCATGGTGCACAACGGCAACGTCATCAACTTCCGCGACGTGGCCAAGCTGCTGCACGAGAAGTACCACGTGCTGCCCAAGACGACCAACGACCTGGAGCTTATCATGTACACCTTCGCCTCGGAGCTGCGGGTGAAGGACCTGGACCGGATTTCGGTGGTCGATATCTTCGACGCAGTGGAAACGACCCAGGAGCTAGTGAAGGGTGCCTACGCCACCGTTACCATCATTGCCGGGCACGGCCTGCTGGCTTTCACCGACCCGCTGGGCATCCGGCCGCTGGTGATGGGCCGCCGCGATACGCCCGAAGGCCCGGTGTATGCCTTCGCGTCGGAAAGTACCTGCTTTGATTACCTCGACTTTGAATTTGTCGAGAACGTGGGGCCGGGCCAAGCCATTTTTATCGACAACGACTACAAGGTTCACTATAAAAACCAGCAGGCGCTGCCCAAGGCCTTCTGCGTGTTCGAACAGATTTACTTCGCCCGCGAAGACTCGACCATCCACGGCCGCCTGGTGGCCCGCGAGCGCGTGCGCCTCGGCAAAATCATTGCCCGCAAGGTGGTTGATGCCGGCCTCAAGCCCGATATGGTGATTGACGTGCCGTCGTCGGGCTACTTTTCGGCGTCGGGGCTAGCCGAGGCCATCGGCGTGCCCTACCGCCGGGCGCTGGTGAAAAATAACCACATGGGCCGCTCGTTTATCGTGCCCACCCAGGCCGGCCGCGAAGACGTGGTGAAGAAAAAACTAAACCCCATCCGCGCTTTCGTGGAAGGCAAAAAGGTAGCGGTGGTAGACGATAGCATCGTGCGCGGCACCACGTCGCGGCGTATTGTGCGCTTGTTGCGCGAGGCGGGGGCTAGCGAGGTGTACTTTATTTCGAGCGCGCCGCCCATCGTATCACCCTGCATCTACGGCATCGACATGGCCATGAGCACCGAGCTGATTGCGGCCAACTACACGGAGGAGGAAATCTGCCACTATATTGAGGCTGACAAGGTTATTTATCAGGATTTGAGCGACTTGCAGGACTTGTTTGCCGAGGAGCGCGGCCATGGCGGCTCGTGCTTCGCGTGCTTCACCGGCAAGTACCCGACCGGCGATGTGACGCGCTACCTGCGCCACATCCAGGAGGAGCGCCAGAGCCACCGAAGCGAGAAAAAGGGCGAGTCGGTGAGTGCCAAGGCCCCCGCGCCGACCGAGCACTAGTGCTGTGCATACAAAAAAGAACGTCATGCTGAGCTTGTCGAAGCATCTCTGCCACGCCGCTAGGGTTGCTAAGCCAATGGCGCGGGAGAGATGCTTCGACAAGCTCAGCATGACGTTCTTGTAAGTTCTTCTAAGTATCTCGTTTGTATCTCGTTTATACACTTTATGAACAACGCCCAAACCCCCGACGCCGGCTACTCCATCGACCTCGGCAACGCCGCCTCGAAAAACGCCTATAACTGGTCGAAAAAGACGTTTGCTACCCGCGCCGGTCTGCCCGGCGAGCCCGCCCGCGACCTCGACGGCGGCTTTAGCAACGAAATCCGCTTCGGCCAGGAGCGCCTGGGCATCAGCTCGGATGGCATCGGGACCAAAATCGAGCTGGGCGAGCGCCTCGACAAGTACGACACGCTAGGCTACGACCTGGTGGCCATGACCGCCGACGACCTCATCGCCGCCGGCTTCGTGCCCACCAATCTCTCGAACATCATCGACGTGAATACCCTCGACTACGACGTGGTGGACGAGATGATGCGCGGCCTGCACGACGCCTGCCAGTTCTCGAAAATCGCCATCACCGGCGGCGAAATTGCCGAGTTGGGCAACCGCATCAGCGGTTTCCCCGGCGCCCGCATGAATTTCAACTGGTGCTCGACGGCCATCGGCGTGCTGCACCCCAGCCTAACCCAGCCCCTGAGCGGCGCCACCGCCCAGGCCGGCGATGCCGTGATGGCCCTGCGCTCGCCCTCGTTCCGCTCCAACGGCTACTCGCTGGCCCGCAAGACCTTGCAGCGCCTCTTCGGCGACAACTGGCATACCCAGCCCTACGACGGCACCGATGCCGACCAGTACGCCACCTGGGGCGAGGCCCTGCTCGCGCCCTCGCTCATCTACGCGCCCGCCCTCACGGCAGTGCTCGACGCCGGCCTGCCCCTGCGCGGCGCGGCCCACATCACGGGCGGCGGCGTGGCCGACAACTTCAAGCGGGTACTCAAAAATGGCCTTGGCGCGGTGCTCGACAACCTCTTCGCGCCCCTGCCCGCCATGCAGCGCCTCTGCGAAATCGGCGGCATCAGCCCCGAAACCGCCTACCTCTACTGGAATATGGGCAACGGCATGCTGCTCGTAGTAGCCCCCGAAGCCGCCGAAGCCACCGCGCAGCAGCTCGCCCAAAGCGGCTACCAGGCCCAGCTAGCCGGCTACCTCACCGCCGAAGCCGGCGTAACGCTGCGCGTTGCGGCGGGGGAGTTGAAGTACTAGGGCTTAACGGCTCGCGGATACCAGCCACTTAAACAGCCGCCATACGCAGTGCTGTCAGGGTAGTCCATGTAAAAGTTTTTAATACTGACAGAGTCATGGGCCTTGTTAGAGAGTGCCCATTCTTGGGTTTCTATTCGGCAGTCACCTACCATTAAAGCCGCTTCATAATTATAGCCAGCTCGCAGTCGAATTCGATAATGTCCTGTTCGGGGCATTGTATTGTCGGTAACTGATTCGGTAATGCCGCCATTTAGTTTGTGGCTGAATACTACTCTAAAATCACGCATTAGAAAAGTGTCAGCGCCAGTCTTTCCATAGTATACCCGCCCCTTTACCACTACTGTATGCGGCTTATCGATAAAAGTTAAGTATGAATCTGGTGGTGGGACCACACCCGCTCGTTGGCAAGAAACAACACCTAGTGTCGTCAACCCTATGGTTGCTATGGCTACTGTAGATATTCGGAAAGCGTACATGATAATAATTGGCTCCTACAAGCAATAAGACTAACTTATTGCTTGTAGGAGCTTTGCTCATGTGTAAAAGCAGCCTACGCCGGCCGCACCGGCCGCTTCGCCAGCATGAGCTGCGTGCGAAACTCGTATAAACACTTCTACGGCCGTAGCCGCTCATCAAATGTGATTGGAACTGTAGAAACTACTCGCACCTGCGGCATCAAGGGGTGTTGTGGGTTGAGCAGTATGTTGCGGCTAGGTGAACTGGGAAGCACCACAGAGGGCACGGAGAAACCGACATAAAGATTTCCGGGTTGCAGGCGAGGCAGCAGGAAGTGGGCTAATTCTGTGGGGGCGGGTTGCTGTTGCCAATCGGGTGGCAGGTCGGTTTCGGCTATTGCTTCGATGGCTGCATCGGGCACGGAGATGGTAATCAGCACGAAAGGCGGCAGGTCGCTGAATGGCGTGCCATCGAGATGCACCAGTACTTCGAGTAGCGCTAGCTCGGGCGAAGTGGAGGTATACACCAGCGGTACACCGTCGGGATTCCAGCGGCCGCCGTATAAGCGGGCACCTTCGCCGCTGAGGGCGGCAGCGGCAAAGCGTTGCGTTTGAATGCGGTAAACGTGCTGCGGCATCAAGCAGAATAGATTCGACTCAAAAGTAGGGGGGCGTTTTCAGCAAGTTGTTAGATGCTGCTAGCTGGCTAGCTATACACCCCATAGGCTATGCGCCCCAGCAATTGGTCTACTACCCGAAAGCCGGTTACCGTATCCAGCAGCTGCAAAGGCGACTGCTGTTGTAGCAGGGGCAACGGCCGGCGCAGCCAGCGGTTAAATTTCCCTTGGTCTTCGAATACCTCTACCCCGTGATTGGTCAGGGCTTGTAACAGTAGCAGTCGCTCGGCCTGGGCTTTGGTAAAGGCCAGCGTTTTCTCGGAGGGTTTGGCACTGAGCTGCCGGGCAAAAGTTCGCTCGGCCGTTGCCAGAACCAGCGCTAGTTCGTGCAGCGTCATACCCAGCTTAGCCGCCAGTTGCCGTGCGTGCTGCTGCCCAGCCTCCAACGACCATCCGGTACGTACCTGTTCTACAAAGCGCACGCCGGTAGCGGTGGCCACGGGTATCGACGTGACTGTATCGCGTGCTGCCGGGGTAGCCGCAATGCGGTTGTCTGGCTGTGAGCCAGCATGGCCGCCTATTGATGCAGAAGTGCCGCCGATATGATGCATAGTTTTTGCCAATTAGCGCTAAGGTAGCTGCCAATTGGCAATATAACGCTGGCTAACAGAGGATAGTTTACGCCGGCCGCACCGGCCGCTTCTCCAGCATCAGCTGAGTGCGGAACTCGTGCAGCCCCTGCTCCAGGCCCACCGGGTACACGTGCGGGTTGAGGTAGCGGCGGATGCTGGCGTCGAGGCTAGCCACCTGCTGGCGGGCGTGGGCGCGGCTTTCGGCCAGGGTGGGCAGGGGCTGCACGAGGCGGCCCTGGCGCAGCACGGGGGCTAGCAGGTCCACGTAGGGCGCGCCGGGGCGCACGGGGCGGCGGCGGGTGGCATCGGCAGGGTCGAGGAGGATGGGGGCGGCGGGCAGCGGCTGGGCGGCGGCCACGTTGTAAATCATGTCGGCGCGGGGCTGGCTGGCCTCGCCCAGGTAGCGGCGCACCTGCAAGATGCCGGGGATGCTGGTTTTGGCCTGCTGCTCGGAGAGCTTAATGGTGAAGTCCCAGCCCTGGCCCTCGGCGGTGCGCAGGGCGGCTAGCTTGTACACCCCCCGAGAGCCGCCTGGTTGTAGGCCGTCACGAGCTGGGTGCCCACGCCCCAGGTGTCGATGCGAGCGCCCTGCTGCCGGAGGCTGGTGATGAGGTTTTCTTCTAAGTCGTTGCTAGCCACGATGCGCACCTTTTCCAGGCCGGCCGCGTCGAGTAGCTTACGCGCCTCTTTGGAGAGGTAGGCCAGGTCGCCCGAGTCGAGGCGGATACCGCCCAACTCGTGGCCGTTCTGGCGCATTTCGAGGGCTACTTCGATGGCGTGGCGCACGCCGTCGAGGGTGTCGTAGGTATCGACCAGAAACACCGAGTCGTTGGGGAAGGCGTCGGCGTAGGCGCGGAAGGCTTCTTTCTCATTGGCAAAGGTCATGACCCAGCTGTGGGCGTGGGTGCCGCGCACCGGAATGCCGAAGCGCTGGCCGGCCAGCACGTTGCTGGTGGCATCGGCCCCGCCGAGGTAGGCCGCCCGGCTAGCCCCTAGCCCGCCATCGGGCCCCTGGGCGCGGCGCAGGCCAAACTCCAGCACGGCGTCGTCGGGGCCGGCGGCGTCGCGCACGCGGGCCGCCTTGGTGGCGATAAGGGTTTGGAAATTGACGAGCGTAAGCAGCGCCGTTTCGACTAGCTGAGCTTGCAGCAGCGGGCCCTGCACGCGCACTAGTGGCTCATTGCCAAAGACGACCGTGCCCTCGGCCACGGCATCCACGTCGCAGGTGAATTTTAAATTCTTTAGGTAGGCCAGAAACTCATCGGGGAAAAGCCGGCTGCCCTTGTTGCCTTGCAGGCTAGCCAGGTAAGTAATATCTTTATCCGAAAAGCGCAGCGTTTCGAGGTAATCGACGGCCAGCGCCAGGCCCGCCGCTACCGCGTAGCCCCCATTAAAAGGAGCTTTGCGGAAGTAGAGGTGAAACACCGCTTCGCGCTCGTGCAGGCCCTGCTTCCAGTAGCCGTAGGCCATGGTGAGCTGGTAGAGGTCGGTGAGCAGGGCTAGCGAGGGCCGGTAGAGGCCGGAAAGGGGCGCGTCGTTCATGGGACAAAGCAAGGCTAAAAATTGCAAGTGAAGGCCCGGCCCGGCCCCCGGCTACACCCAAGCCTCATCTGGCCACCACGCCCCGCGCCTTACCTTGGCTCCGTGAATACACCTTCTGAACCGCGGGCGCTGTTGCATCGGGTAGGCCACCTGCCAGCGTCGGGCCGCCTGCTCGTTGCCTTATTAATGGGTGCCATCGCGTGGTGGTTGACGCCCCTGCACTACCAGCCACTGGCTCGCCTGCTGATTGGCTGGGATTCGTTCGGTCTCATTTCGCTGGCACTCATCTGGATTGGGATGTACACGGCCGATGCCGACCGCATCCGGGCCGTTGCGGCGGCCGAGGACCTGAGCCGCGCCGTGAGCTTCGTCTTTGTGCTGGTAGCTGCCAGTGCCAGCTTGCTGGCGGTAGTCGTGTTGCTGAGTACCAGCCACGGCCTGGGTCCTGCCGCAATGGCTAGGCATATTGCCTTAAGCATCCTGGCGGTAGGGACGGCTTGGCTGCTGGTGCACACCGTGTTTACGCTGCGCTACGCGCACATTTACTACGATGCCAACCCCGACGGCTCCGACGTGGGGGGGCTGGTATTTCCGGGCAATGACCAGCTGGAGCCCGACTACCTCGACATGGCCTACTTTTCGTTCGTAGTCGGCATGACTGCCCAAACCGCTGACATCAGCATTAGTGGCCGGGAGATACGCCGGCTGGCGCTGCTGCACGGTCTGATTTCGTTTGGCTTCAATACGGCCCTGATAGCCTTGGTTATCAGCGGAGTAGGCGGTGTACTTTAAGGTTTGTTAGCAGTGGGGAGAGGCTCACCAGCTTAAAACAGGCTGCCCTGCACCTGTTGCGGAACGAGCCGCGGCGGCGCCACCACAATGCCGGTCAATTCCTGCATCCGGGTTAAAAAATGCTGTGCCCAGATGGGTGCGTGACGCACATCCTTCTGGTGAATAAAGACATACGCCGTGTGCAGGCCCTGCGCGTACCACCCGGCCAGGCGCTCGGCCCAGGCGTCGGCGCGGGCGTAGTCGCTGGGCACCAGGCCGTGGCCGTTGAGGCGGATAAAGGCCGTGGGAGTAGTGAGGCGCTGGGCCAGCACGTCGCGCCGACCCGCCACGTCCGTGATTACCAACGTCTTATTCAGCGCTTCGAGCGTAGCGAAAATGGTGTCGGCTAGCCCCTTATCTGAAAACCAGCGCGGGTGGCGCAACTCCACCGCCAGCGGCACTGCGGCGGGCCAGTCGAGCAGAAAGCGCTCTAGCCGCAGCAGCAGCTCGGGGCCGAAGTGCGGCGGCAGCTGCAAAAAGCAGGTGCCCAGGTTGTCGCCCAACTCCTGCACGGCGCGGGTAAAGCTGAGCGCGAGCGCGTCGGTATTGTACAGCTCGCGCTCGTGGCTGATGCTGCGCGGCAGCTTGGGACAAAACTTGAAGCCCGGCCCCACGGCCTCGCGCCAGCGCCGCCCGGTGGGCGCGTCGGGAATGCGGTAGTGGGTGGTATTTAGCTCGATGGAGTTGAACTGCTGGGCGTAGTATTTCAGAAAGTCCGGCTCCTTGGCCCCCAGCGGGAAGTACGAGCCCAGCCACTCTTTATTGGTCCAGATGGGGCAGCCCACGAACAAACCAGGCGAAGCCGGGGGCTGGGCGCGGCTAAGCACCTGGCTGGTAGCCGGGTGGTCGGGGGGCAGGCGAAAATCAACGTAGCGCAGGTCGGGCAGGCGGCCAAAATCCATGCGGCAAAGGTACGGCTTTGGGGGCGGCTCACAGGCGCGGGAAGCTACAATAGAATTAGTAATGATGCAAACTCACTCCGGGGTTAAACTAAAGCTTTAAGCCAAAATTTTACACCCGTCGGATAATCGTATTTTCTGCCTTGTATTATGAAAGTACAAAAACTTCCCATAAGCTGCCTTAACTAAACACAATTGCTACTTATAGCGGCCGGCAATGCACTAGTTAAATGCAAGATTTATAAGTAAAATGCAAATTTATGTTCGGGGCAGTGCTTTTAGTAAAAGTGAAATGTCGGTTTTAGCAAGGTTCGGCCTACATTCGGCTAGTTCACCATCCACTAAAGCGCATGCCGCTTACGCGACTACCTTCTTTTCTCACCGCTTTTCTGCTTTACTGCCTTTTGGGGCTAGTGATGGGGCTAGGGCTGGTATCGCCGGCCGCCGCCCGTCCCACCCGCGTTAACCGGGTGCACAAGCTGCACCACAGGCACTTACGGCGCCGCATCCACATTTCCCGGATGC
The genomic region above belongs to Hymenobacter sp. BRD128 and contains:
- a CDS encoding antitoxin Xre/MbcA/ParS toxin-binding domain-containing protein; the encoded protein is MATATGVRFVEQVRTGWSLEAGQQHARQLAAKLGMTLHELALVLATAERTFARQLSAKPSEKTLAFTKAQAERLLLLQALTNHGVEVFEDQGKFNRWLRRPLPLLQQQSPLQLLDTVTGFRVVDQLLGRIAYGVYS
- a CDS encoding nicotinate phosphoribosyltransferase codes for the protein MNDAPLSGLYRPSLALLTDLYQLTMAYGYWKQGLHEREAVFHLYFRKAPFNGGYAVAAGLALAVDYLETLRFSDKDITYLASLQGNKGSRLFPDEFLAYLKNLKFTCDVDAVAEGTVVFGNEPLVRVQGPLLQAQLVETALLTLVNFQTLIATKAARVRDAAGPDDAVLEFGLRRAQGPDGGLGASRAAYLGGADATSNVLAGQRFGIPVRGTHAHSWVMTFANEKEAFRAYADAFPNDSVFLVDTYDTLDGVRHAIEVALEMRQNGHELGGIRLDSGDLAYLSKEARKLLDAAGLEKVRIVASNDLEENLITSLRQQGARIDTWGVGTQLVTAYNQAALGGCTS
- a CDS encoding DUF1345 domain-containing protein, producing MNTPSEPRALLHRVGHLPASGRLLVALLMGAIAWWLTPLHYQPLARLLIGWDSFGLISLALIWIGMYTADADRIRAVAAAEDLSRAVSFVFVLVAASASLLAVVVLLSTSHGLGPAAMARHIALSILAVGTAWLLVHTVFTLRYAHIYYDANPDGSDVGGLVFPGNDQLEPDYLDMAYFSFVVGMTAQTADISISGREIRRLALLHGLISFGFNTALIALVISGVGGVL
- a CDS encoding DUF72 domain-containing protein; its protein translation is MDFGRLPDLRYVDFRLPPDHPATSQVLSRAQPPASPGLFVGCPIWTNKEWLGSYFPLGAKEPDFLKYYAQQFNSIELNTTHYRIPDAPTGRRWREAVGPGFKFCPKLPRSISHERELYNTDALALSFTRAVQELGDNLGTCFLQLPPHFGPELLLRLERFLLDWPAAVPLAVELRHPRWFSDKGLADTIFATLEALNKTLVITDVAGRRDVLAQRLTTPTAFIRLNGHGLVPSDYARADAWAERLAGWYAQGLHTAYVFIHQKDVRHAPIWAQHFLTRMQELTGIVVAPPRLVPQQVQGSLF